In Hyphomicrobium denitrificans 1NES1, the genomic stretch CACCGCACAATATTTGCCGTTGTCGATCGTCCGGTCGCAGCTGATGGATCATTTCACGCTGCAGGATACCCCGTATCGCACGGGAGGACCGGCGCGCTACGTAACGGTCAAGGAGACCGGCGGGCGACTTGGGTTCATTACGCCGCTGACGCACAATTTCTGCGAAAGCTGCAATCGCGTCCGCCTGACCTGCACGGGCACGCTTTTCATGTGTCTCGGCCAGAACGACGCTGCAGACTTGCGGACGCCGCTCCGTGCATCGGCAGACGATACATTGCTCGACGCTGCGATCAGCGATGCGATTGCGCGGAAGCCGAAAGGGCACGATTTCGTCATCGACCGGCGCACGAAAAAGCCGTCCGTTGCACGCCACATGAGCGTCACCGGCGGTTAATTCCGCGCTTCGAGCTTAAGAGAGCACCGCCCTCACGACCTGCTTGATCTGCTCGAGCGTGAATGGTTTCTCGATCGACAGCAGACGGCGTGCGCGAAGCTTGGCGGCGCGTTCGAGCTGATCGGAAAAGCCGGACATCAGGACCACTGCGAGATTACTCTTTGCCGTCAGAGCCCTTTCCGCAAGCGAGATGCCGTCG encodes the following:
- a CDS encoding response regulator — encoded protein: MATILLADDDAAVRDLVRRALSADGHTVHVTQDGLEALDYINANGSSVDLLVTDVDMPQLDGISLAERALTAKSNLAVVLMSGFSDQLERAAKLRARRLLSIEKPFTLEQIKQVVRAVLS